The Neomonachus schauinslandi chromosome 11, ASM220157v2, whole genome shotgun sequence genomic sequence CTGGAAATCACCTGCAGCCTCCAGAGCCTTCCTGGGATGAGGTTCGGTGATCTTTGGGTAAGGGAAATGGAGGAGGGGCCAGGATCAAGCAAGTGACGGATCCCAGAAGGTAGTCCCCAAGCCAGGTTGGGTTGTTACTGATGTTTTTAATGATTCCATTGCCAGTGAGCTCATGTCTTAGAATCTCCCCGGACCTGAGGCTTCCCCAAGATGGTGGCATATTCATAACCCATTTCAACGCTTTTTCCGTCCTAAATCCTTGGCCGAATGCTTAATAGTATCCGCTACTTCCTTGTCTGGAGAGTCTTCTTGCCCGGCACCGCACACCAGCTTGGCACACAGGGGTAACTCCCCCTCAGGAAGAAAGTGAGTCTGCGTGCCCGTGGTGCCGATCACCAGCACGTTTTTCTTCAGGTCGATGGAACACTGGTGTCTCCTGAGCATGTCTAGTCCTAGAAGCATGTCCATGGGTTGCTCCTCCAGGACAGAGAACGAGCACTGGAGGAAGTCGCCTTCAATCTGAATCTGGGCTAGATGGACCCGGCCAACAATTCTCTGCGTGCCCACCCCTTTGGCGATGCCAGCCCAGCGGCGGTCCACCAGCCGTATGATGTTACATCTCTCGGCACAAGCTTGGCTCACAATGGTCATCTGGGCACCGGAGTCCACGAAAGCCTTCAGAGGGTGTCCGTTCACTTTGCAGTTGATGTAGAGCATGGTCACCTGCCCGAAACTCTCCGGAGCCTCTTCCATCGCCATGCTCATGTTTTCCTCAATGTTCTGCTGCCggatttcttcttctattttggCCTGAGCTTCCAAATCACAGGGGTCGGCGGCGAAGAGACGCAGCCGCTCCTGCTCTCGCagggccctctccctctgctgccgcAGGAGGACCTGAGAGAAGGTCTCgaggttcccgctgagcagggcttCGGCCAGGGGCTGGTTGCGCTCCTTGAGCAGCGACAGGTCGTGGGGGCTGGACAGCAGCATGCTCCGGATCAGGGCCGGGCTGTCCAGGCCTCGCGCGCACGGCCTCTTCTCTCCGGAGGCCAGGCCGCGGGGCTGCGGGCCGCGCGGGGCCCGGTGCGGCGCGTGCGGCGCGCGGCAGCCCGCCGTCCCCGGCTCGGCCGCCCCCGGGCAGTCCGTGCGCCGCAGGCTGGCGCTCCGTCCGGGCGGCCGAGGCCCCGCGCTGTGCTTCTGCAGCAGCACCACCACGTCGCCGTCTCGGAGGCCGTAGGAGCCCAGGGAGCAGTGGTCGTCGGCCAGCAGCCGCTCCAGGAAGATGAGCTGGGTCTCGTCGGCGGGGACGCCGGACTCGAGCTCACAGAGCAGGCGGAAGTCGTGCAGCTCGACGTCGGGGCTGACCTGGAGGGAGAAGGTGGCCTCGGACAGGTCCCTCCGCACGCAGTACACGGTGACCAGCATGACAGGGGCCCGGGCGGGCCGGGCGGGCCCCGGGCATCGGGGTGTCCTCTGGCTGGCTGGAGCCGGTCTCGCCGGCGGTGCGGCTGCCCCTCGGGGTGCGCCGCCTGCGCTGAGCGTCGTCCTCGGCTCGGCGAGGCCCAGCCGCTCGCCCGCCTCAGCGCCGCCTGCGCGGCCGCCCGGAACCCTGCGGGGCGGCGTGCGTTCCAGGCTCGTTTGTGTGGCGCTGCGTGGAACTCGGAGCCCCGTTCGCTCGGAGGCGCCCGACTCCGGGCCGCgcggcccccagcccagcccctccagGCCCGCGGCgcggcccccagcccagcccctccagccccgcGGCgcggcccccagcccagcccctccagGCCCGCCGCgcggcccccagcccagcccagcccctccagGCCCGCCGCgcggcccccagcccagcccagcccctccagccccgcGGCGCGCGTGTCGTGCAAGACGCGATTTCAGCCCTTCCTGCACAGCTTGGCCACTCGAGAGCCGTGTCCGTGTTCCTGCGCGTGCACCCCACACGGGAGTGCGTGTTTGCCGCGTGGCGGGTAGCGTGCGCTGAGCTCGGGGCGAAGGATGGCTCA encodes the following:
- the DDI1 gene encoding protein DDI1 homolog 1 — translated: MLVTVYCVRRDLSEATFSLQVSPDVELHDFRLLCELESGVPADETQLIFLERLLADDHCSLGSYGLRDGDVVVLLQKHSAGPRPPGRSASLRRTDCPGAAEPGTAGCRAPHAPHRAPRGPQPRGLASGEKRPCARGLDSPALIRSMLLSSPHDLSLLKERNQPLAEALLSGNLETFSQVLLRQQRERALREQERLRLFAADPCDLEAQAKIEEEIRQQNIEENMSMAMEEAPESFGQVTMLYINCKVNGHPLKAFVDSGAQMTIVSQACAERCNIIRLVDRRWAGIAKGVGTQRIVGRVHLAQIQIEGDFLQCSFSVLEEQPMDMLLGLDMLRRHQCSIDLKKNVLVIGTTGTQTHFLPEGELPLCAKLVCGAGQEDSPDKEVADTIKHSAKDLGRKKR